A window from Planctomycetota bacterium encodes these proteins:
- a CDS encoding TIGR00730 family Rossman fold protein — MQSRKHDRSDAQSQKRRNTVTRANAEATQETIERNQPVRDEDLAKARGLVDELVAELADLNNGDLVGDVMKSALKLLRDQTNRGDIKLIDKSFKELRYALRVFGPYRDTRKVSIFGSARTPEGHPDYETAAQFGRAMASAGWMIITGAGGGIMEAGHVGADTDASFGLNISLPFEQSANTVIDGDTKLVDFKYFFTRKLMFMRTSHAVVLCPGGFGTMDEGFEALTLVQTGKSVPVPIVMLEKPGGSYWKAWDEYVRDHLLAGGLISPEDLHLYKIAVNVEEAVDECKAFYKNYHSLRYTRNRLLLRLQHKPTDAQLDEIAETFADIAVEQNWRVSGPLRLERNEPDLRHLTRLSFTFNRKDHGRLRQLINRLNGLV, encoded by the coding sequence ATGCAGTCACGCAAGCACGATCGATCCGATGCCCAGTCGCAGAAGCGACGCAACACCGTCACTCGCGCCAACGCGGAGGCGACTCAAGAGACCATCGAGCGGAACCAGCCGGTACGCGACGAGGACTTGGCCAAGGCTCGCGGACTGGTCGACGAACTCGTGGCCGAGTTGGCTGACTTGAACAACGGCGACCTCGTCGGCGACGTGATGAAAAGCGCGCTCAAGCTGTTGCGGGACCAAACCAACCGTGGCGACATCAAACTCATCGACAAATCGTTCAAGGAACTCCGCTACGCCCTGAGGGTTTTCGGACCCTACCGCGACACACGCAAGGTCAGCATTTTCGGCTCGGCCCGCACGCCCGAAGGGCATCCGGATTACGAAACTGCGGCACAGTTCGGCAGGGCGATGGCGTCGGCGGGATGGATGATCATCACCGGCGCCGGCGGCGGCATCATGGAGGCCGGCCATGTCGGGGCCGACACCGACGCCTCCTTCGGGCTCAACATCTCCCTGCCCTTCGAGCAGTCGGCCAACACCGTCATCGACGGCGACACCAAGCTCGTCGACTTCAAGTACTTCTTCACCCGCAAGCTGATGTTCATGCGCACGAGCCATGCGGTGGTGCTCTGCCCGGGCGGGTTCGGCACCATGGACGAAGGCTTCGAAGCACTCACGCTGGTGCAGACGGGCAAGAGCGTGCCGGTGCCGATCGTGATGCTCGAGAAACCGGGCGGTTCGTACTGGAAAGCCTGGGACGAGTACGTCCGGGATCACTTGCTCGCCGGCGGACTGATCAGCCCCGAAGACCTGCACCTTTACAAGATCGCCGTCAACGTCGAAGAGGCGGTCGACGAGTGCAAGGCGTTTTACAAGAACTACCACTCGCTGCGTTACACGCGCAACCGGTTGCTCCTACGTCTGCAGCACAAGCCGACCGATGCCCAACTCGATGAGATCGCCGAGACGTTTGCCGACATCGCGGTGGAGCAGAACTGGCGTGTGAGCGGCCCGCTGCGGCTCGAACGCAACGAGCCGGACCTTCGTCACCTGACCCGTCTGTCGTTCACCTTCAACCGCAAGGATCACGGCCGATTACGGCAACTGATCAATCGTCTCAACGGTTTGGTTTGA
- a CDS encoding NAD(P)-binding protein translates to MQSEEHANPKHAIIAGFGVPGRMAHEALCLAGWEVSVIERNAVTVERCKSGMDIRLGDATELDTMRDAGLESADLVVIALPDEASVMRCIDTVHQAKPDIRIVARTYFTSSAYEARRRGATDVVIAEQVIAAAMGDLVKQAVK, encoded by the coding sequence ATGCAGTCGGAGGAGCACGCCAACCCGAAACACGCCATCATCGCCGGCTTCGGCGTGCCGGGACGGATGGCTCATGAAGCGCTGTGTCTGGCCGGCTGGGAAGTTTCGGTGATCGAGCGTAACGCCGTCACGGTGGAGCGGTGCAAGTCGGGCATGGACATACGCCTCGGCGATGCGACCGAGCTCGACACGATGCGTGACGCGGGGCTCGAGTCGGCCGACTTGGTCGTGATCGCCCTGCCCGACGAGGCGAGCGTGATGCGGTGCATCGACACCGTTCATCAGGCCAAGCCGGACATTCGTATCGTGGCCCGGACGTACTTTACGAGCAGCGCCTACGAAGCCCGACGCCGCGGCGCGACGGACGTGGTCATCGCCGAGCAGGTCATCGCCGCGGCGATGGGCGACTTGGTCAAGCAAGCGGTGAAGTGA
- a CDS encoding inositol monophosphatase family protein: protein MSDQMPEGSPFAVDLEIAIAAAREAGARVAEHACDGVKRLTKTHEATTDEAVTIADREAQAIVVATLRKHFPTDGIIGEESEDGSAITADINDPAGRNWVIDPIDGTNNFIAGLGNYAVCIGLLVDGEPVVGVVFDVSRDRLYAGAKGSAVMVNGEPIDLCCEDVSKASVLMMTSNLLDRHGKAPGWATTFLSQTDLKVRILGTAALEATMVAAGTAQAAITVNGKLWDAVAPCALVLANGGRVTDFVGNDVFPYDVTDYRGAKVPFLAATTQALPVILEHMRRNP, encoded by the coding sequence ATGTCCGACCAGATGCCCGAGGGAAGTCCGTTTGCCGTCGATCTTGAAATTGCCATCGCCGCTGCCCGGGAGGCCGGGGCCCGTGTGGCCGAGCATGCGTGTGACGGCGTGAAGCGGCTGACCAAGACTCACGAAGCCACGACCGACGAAGCCGTCACGATCGCCGATCGCGAGGCACAGGCCATCGTCGTCGCGACACTCCGCAAGCATTTCCCGACCGACGGCATCATCGGCGAAGAGTCCGAAGACGGCTCGGCGATCACTGCCGACATCAACGACCCCGCCGGGCGTAACTGGGTCATCGATCCGATCGACGGCACCAACAACTTCATCGCCGGCCTGGGCAACTATGCCGTGTGCATCGGTCTGCTCGTCGATGGCGAACCGGTCGTCGGCGTGGTGTTCGACGTGTCCCGCGATCGTCTGTACGCCGGGGCCAAGGGTTCGGCCGTCATGGTCAACGGTGAGCCGATCGATCTGTGTTGCGAGGACGTCAGCAAGGCGAGCGTGCTGATGATGACGAGCAACCTGCTCGATCGCCACGGCAAAGCCCCCGGCTGGGCGACGACGTTCCTGAGCCAGACCGACTTGAAGGTCCGCATCCTCGGCACCGCCGCGCTGGAGGCAACGATGGTCGCGGCCGGCACCGCGCAAGCCGCCATCACCGTCAACGGCAAGCTCTGGGATGCCGTCGCGCCGTGCGCACTGGTGTTGGCCAATGGCGGGCGCGTCACCGACTTCGTCGGCAACGACGTGTTTCCGTACGACGTCACCGACTACCGCGGCGCGAAGGTGCCGTTCCTCGCGGCGACCACGCAAGCGCTTCCGGTCATCCTCGAGCACATGCGTCGAAACCCCTGA
- a CDS encoding DUF4190 domain-containing protein, with amino-acid sequence MSQPPQDQGTAGQPMNYQTQGPGKPKGMAITAMVLGICAFVPGCCIPYLNWVIAPICALLAIIFGTVALKAVARGEADGGGMAKTGLILGIINLALIVIGIILVVIVGVSVWNSDGFQQALEEAEAASQNDGEFQFDFESAE; translated from the coding sequence ATGAGCCAGCCGCCACAAGATCAGGGGACCGCCGGACAGCCGATGAACTACCAGACGCAGGGCCCGGGCAAGCCCAAGGGCATGGCGATCACCGCCATGGTTCTGGGCATCTGTGCGTTTGTGCCGGGGTGTTGCATTCCGTATCTCAACTGGGTCATCGCGCCGATCTGTGCGTTGCTCGCGATCATCTTCGGCACCGTCGCGCTCAAGGCCGTCGCCCGCGGCGAGGCCGATGGGGGCGGCATGGCCAAGACCGGCTTGATCCTCGGCATTATCAACCTCGCGCTGATCGTCATCGGCATCATCCTCGTGGTGATCGTCGGCGTGTCGGTGTGGAACTCCGATGGCTTCCAGCAAGCGCTCGAAGAGGCCGAAGCCGCTTCCCAGAACGATGGCGAGTTCCAGTTCGACTTCGAGTCCGCGGAGTGA
- a CDS encoding vitamin B12 dependent-methionine synthase activation domain-containing protein has translation MSANRYAIGREVTPIDQFSSLTQAADAKPQNSYLIVGERTNTNGSRQFKRLLQEEDWDGLVSMARDEVKGGAMMIDVCVDFVGRDGVRDMHEVVSRYVRQIPVPLMLDSTDPAVMEAGLKLAGGRCAINSMNLEEGEEKLAEICKLAKKYGASVVAGCIDEDPENAMGRTEQRKIDIAHRIRDLAVEKYGLRDCDLMFDPLVLPISTGIEEDRRNALETIAGTKRIMAELPECQTVVGLSNVGFGLNPYPRQVLNSVFLHELREVGLTGAIAHASKILPKNKIPDEFWDAALDVMYDRRDKHEDPLTNFISVFPEDAGADVAAGPSLDDLAVDEALKQHIIDGEKRDLTKRLDTAMGEGHAPLDIINNILLSGMKVVGDLFGRGEMQLPFVLQSAETMKAAVAHLEPHMEKVEGTTKGSIVLATVKGDVHDIGKNLVDIILTNNGYTVHNIGIKQTVDDILKKQNELKADAIGMSGLLVKSVAVMKDNLGEFNQRNVDVPVLLGGAALTRDYAEDDLATLYGGKVMYCKDAFDGLHVMDAIAEHRLDAMFNEQVDRAQKRKQLKAGAKQPQSKQGKTVDVAKDNPVPTPPFWGKRTATDIPLPTIFGYVNTVALYAGQWGFKKKGLTNEQYEATLADKADPVFEQLKQRALAEGFLHPGVTFGYFPVQSKGDDVIVYDPADFEKGSREPKGKPVEIARFNLPRQDGRRNLCIADFFRNTASGEYDVLGLQCVTMGHAVSEMTAELFKDNAYQDYMYLHGFGVECAEGLAEFWHKRMRAELGFASEDDSDVRKLFQQKYRGSRYSFGYPACPNLEDRTKVLDLLDPDAIGVTLSEEYMLVPEQSTDALVVHHPQAKYFDV, from the coding sequence ATGTCTGCCAATCGCTACGCCATCGGTCGCGAGGTCACGCCGATCGACCAGTTCTCGTCGTTGACCCAGGCCGCCGACGCCAAGCCGCAGAACTCGTACCTCATCGTCGGCGAGCGCACCAACACCAACGGCTCCCGCCAGTTCAAGCGCCTGCTTCAGGAAGAGGACTGGGACGGCCTGGTGTCGATGGCCCGTGACGAGGTCAAGGGCGGGGCGATGATGATCGATGTCTGTGTCGACTTTGTCGGTCGTGACGGCGTGCGTGACATGCACGAGGTGGTGAGCCGGTACGTCCGACAGATCCCTGTCCCGTTGATGCTCGACTCGACCGACCCGGCGGTGATGGAGGCGGGCCTGAAGCTCGCCGGCGGGCGCTGCGCGATCAACTCGATGAACCTCGAGGAGGGCGAGGAGAAGCTCGCCGAGATCTGCAAGCTCGCCAAGAAGTACGGCGCGTCCGTCGTCGCCGGCTGCATCGACGAGGATCCGGAAAACGCGATGGGCCGGACCGAGCAGCGGAAGATCGACATCGCCCACCGCATCCGCGACCTCGCCGTCGAGAAGTACGGCCTGCGTGACTGCGACCTGATGTTCGACCCCCTCGTGCTGCCGATCTCCACCGGCATCGAGGAAGACCGTCGCAACGCCCTCGAAACCATCGCCGGCACCAAGCGGATCATGGCGGAGCTGCCCGAGTGCCAGACCGTCGTCGGCCTGTCCAACGTCGGCTTCGGTCTCAACCCGTACCCCCGGCAGGTGCTCAACTCCGTCTTCCTCCACGAGCTCCGCGAGGTCGGCCTGACCGGCGCGATCGCCCACGCCTCGAAGATTCTGCCGAAGAACAAGATCCCCGACGAGTTCTGGGATGCCGCGCTCGATGTCATGTATGACCGACGCGACAAGCACGAAGACCCGCTGACGAACTTCATCAGTGTCTTCCCAGAGGATGCCGGCGCTGACGTTGCGGCCGGGCCGTCGCTCGACGACTTGGCCGTCGACGAAGCGCTCAAGCAGCACATCATCGACGGCGAGAAGCGCGACCTGACCAAACGCCTCGACACCGCGATGGGTGAGGGCCATGCGCCGCTCGACATCATCAACAACATCCTCCTCAGCGGCATGAAAGTCGTCGGTGATCTCTTTGGCCGCGGCGAGATGCAGTTGCCGTTCGTGTTGCAAAGTGCCGAGACGATGAAGGCGGCGGTCGCCCACCTCGAGCCGCACATGGAAAAGGTCGAAGGCACCACCAAGGGCAGCATCGTCCTCGCCACCGTCAAGGGTGACGTCCACGACATTGGGAAGAACCTCGTCGACATCATCCTCACCAACAACGGCTACACGGTTCACAACATCGGCATCAAGCAGACCGTCGACGACATCCTCAAGAAGCAGAACGAACTCAAGGCCGACGCGATCGGGATGAGCGGGCTGCTCGTGAAGTCGGTCGCGGTGATGAAGGACAACCTCGGCGAGTTCAACCAGCGCAACGTCGACGTGCCCGTCCTGCTAGGCGGTGCGGCCCTGACCCGCGACTACGCCGAGGACGATCTCGCCACGCTCTACGGCGGTAAAGTCATGTACTGCAAGGACGCCTTCGACGGCCTGCACGTCATGGACGCCATCGCCGAGCACCGCCTCGACGCGATGTTCAACGAACAAGTCGACCGCGCTCAGAAGCGTAAGCAGCTCAAGGCCGGGGCGAAACAGCCACAGAGCAAGCAGGGCAAAACCGTTGATGTCGCCAAGGACAACCCGGTGCCGACCCCGCCGTTCTGGGGCAAGCGCACCGCGACTGACATCCCGCTGCCGACGATCTTCGGCTACGTCAACACCGTTGCGCTCTACGCCGGCCAGTGGGGCTTCAAGAAGAAGGGCCTGACCAACGAGCAGTACGAGGCGACCCTTGCCGACAAGGCCGACCCGGTCTTCGAGCAACTCAAACAACGCGCCCTCGCCGAAGGCTTCCTGCACCCCGGCGTGACATTCGGCTACTTTCCCGTGCAGTCCAAGGGCGATGACGTGATCGTCTACGACCCCGCCGACTTCGAGAAGGGCTCGCGTGAGCCGAAGGGCAAGCCGGTCGAGATCGCACGGTTCAACCTGCCGCGTCAGGACGGTCGGCGCAATCTGTGCATCGCCGACTTCTTCCGAAACACCGCGTCGGGTGAGTACGACGTGCTCGGCCTGCAGTGTGTCACCATGGGCCACGCGGTGAGCGAGATGACCGCCGAGCTGTTCAAGGACAACGCTTACCAGGACTACATGTACCTGCACGGCTTCGGCGTCGAATGCGCCGAGGGGTTGGCCGAGTTCTGGCACAAGCGCATGCGGGCCGAGCTCGGCTTCGCGTCCGAGGACGACTCGGACGTCCGCAAGCTCTTCCAGCAGAAGTACCGCGGCTCCCGCTACTCCTTCGGCTACCCCGCCTGCCCCAACCTCGAAGACCGCACCAAGGTCCTCGACCTGCTCGACCCCGATGCCATCGGCGTCACGCTCTCCGAGGAGTACATGCTCGTCCCCGAGCAGAGCACCGACGCCCTGGTCGTGCATCACCCGCAGGCAAAGTACTTCGACGTTTGA
- a CDS encoding cation:proton antiporter — MPLPLMLAAGEVSGWNVLFIVLLLLGSALVLGTVAELFKQSAIVGYLAAGMLVGPNMLGLVGDSSMGDVDLIAEMGVALLLFTIGLEFSFARLRKLGSIALLGGTLQIVVTATVVFATTSVIGLPPKAALAIGCMIALSSTATVLRLLVDTATIEAPHGRNATGILLVQDVAVLPVTLTVSALALGGTATEMAFSLGKTLLFAAILVGGFLLLFNFVVPKLLNLKEWARNREFPILLAVVLAFGSAAAAHTIEISPAIGAFLAGVLMAGSPFATQVRADIASLRTALVTLFFAAVGMLADPLWAFANIHLVAGATLAVLVGKAAVVFGILSLPTKLLKQAPIPAALTGFAIAQVGEFSFVLAKIARGPLIDEQAFKLIVSVTVVTLFATPYLVKFGPTLALKLRRRQSDEHESIEPIEPVAESERKVILAGFGPAGQLVAGDLINAYSDRITVLDLNPKARSTAEQYGLSFQSGDATKAEVLEHAGLQDAAAFIVTLPDPAIVRQVVHVARQLCPHVMIIARSRYHAARWEIMLAGAEVVVDEEEQVGRRLAVEARRALGVARSDADEPAD; from the coding sequence ATGCCGTTGCCCCTCATGCTTGCCGCCGGTGAAGTCAGCGGCTGGAACGTCCTGTTCATCGTTCTGCTTTTACTCGGGTCGGCGTTGGTGTTGGGGACGGTTGCGGAGCTTTTCAAACAGTCGGCGATCGTCGGGTACCTCGCGGCGGGGATGTTGGTCGGGCCGAACATGCTCGGGCTCGTCGGCGACAGCTCCATGGGCGACGTGGATTTGATCGCGGAGATGGGCGTGGCCCTGCTGCTGTTCACAATCGGGCTCGAGTTCTCTTTCGCCCGGCTGCGAAAGCTCGGCTCGATCGCCCTGCTCGGCGGCACACTGCAAATCGTCGTCACCGCGACGGTCGTGTTCGCCACGACGAGTGTCATCGGCCTCCCGCCGAAAGCCGCCCTGGCGATCGGGTGCATGATCGCGCTCTCGTCAACGGCGACGGTCCTGCGGCTTCTCGTCGACACCGCCACGATCGAAGCCCCGCATGGCCGCAACGCGACGGGAATCCTTCTCGTGCAGGACGTCGCGGTGCTGCCCGTCACGCTCACCGTCAGCGCACTCGCGTTGGGAGGCACCGCGACCGAGATGGCGTTTTCGCTCGGTAAGACGCTGCTCTTCGCGGCGATCCTTGTCGGCGGGTTTCTCCTGCTGTTCAACTTCGTCGTGCCCAAGCTGCTCAACCTCAAGGAGTGGGCACGCAACCGGGAGTTTCCGATCCTGCTCGCGGTGGTGCTCGCGTTCGGAAGCGCGGCCGCGGCGCACACCATCGAGATCAGTCCGGCGATCGGGGCGTTCCTCGCGGGGGTGTTGATGGCGGGCTCGCCGTTCGCGACACAGGTTCGGGCGGACATCGCGTCGCTCCGCACGGCGCTGGTCACGTTGTTCTTCGCGGCGGTCGGGATGCTGGCCGACCCGCTGTGGGCTTTCGCGAACATCCACTTGGTTGCCGGGGCGACGCTCGCGGTGCTCGTGGGGAAAGCGGCGGTCGTGTTCGGCATACTGAGCCTGCCGACGAAGCTGCTCAAACAAGCGCCGATCCCCGCCGCGCTCACCGGCTTCGCGATCGCGCAGGTGGGTGAATTTTCGTTCGTGCTGGCAAAGATCGCGCGCGGGCCGTTGATCGACGAGCAGGCGTTCAAGCTGATCGTCAGCGTGACGGTGGTGACGTTGTTCGCAACGCCGTACCTGGTGAAGTTCGGCCCGACGCTTGCGTTGAAGCTGCGACGCCGGCAGTCGGACGAACACGAGTCGATCGAACCCATCGAGCCGGTCGCGGAGTCTGAACGGAAAGTGATTCTCGCCGGCTTCGGTCCCGCGGGTCAGCTCGTCGCCGGCGACCTGATCAATGCGTATAGCGATCGCATCACCGTGCTCGACCTGAATCCCAAGGCCCGCTCGACCGCCGAGCAGTACGGCTTGTCCTTCCAGTCCGGCGACGCCACCAAGGCCGAGGTTCTCGAACACGCTGGCCTGCAAGACGCGGCCGCGTTCATCGTCACGCTGCCCGACCCGGCGATCGTGCGACAGGTCGTTCACGTTGCACGTCAACTTTGCCCGCACGTCATGATCATCGCCCGCAGCCGTTATCACGCGGCCCGCTGGGAGATCATGCTCGCCGGGGCTGAAGTCGTCGTTGACGAAGAGGAACAGGTCGGCCGACGCCTCGCCGTCGAGGCACGTCGCGCGTTGGGCGTGGCACGATCAGATGCGGACGAGCCGGCCGATTGA
- a CDS encoding PEP-CTERM sorting domain-containing protein has product MKFCKNAAVLAAGCAVAWTLAGSEQVHAQQVTLSVVSNVDNELGGVTFTDEDAIDYNIATDIGTSFFSVEAGDLDAFHLLPNGNVLVSTAFNGSFNGVTFDDGDIVEINPTTLAVTTVFSSDSVFTSTSEDVDAVSVAPNGDLLLSVQSDASIGSEDFSDGDILRFVPGTSTLSVEVAESDIFLFPLADLDGIHLLNDGRFALSTVADETVGSVAFEDGDIFIYDPVADTATLFFDEDSFGGTTDQDVNALFVSAIPEPATLGLLAVAGLGLLRRRGSTS; this is encoded by the coding sequence ATGAAGTTTTGCAAGAATGCCGCCGTTTTGGCGGCCGGATGTGCCGTGGCATGGACACTCGCTGGCAGCGAGCAGGTCCACGCCCAGCAGGTGACGCTCAGTGTCGTGAGCAACGTCGATAACGAACTCGGCGGTGTCACGTTTACCGATGAAGACGCGATCGATTACAACATCGCCACCGACATCGGAACGAGCTTCTTCTCCGTCGAGGCGGGCGATCTCGACGCGTTTCACCTTCTACCCAACGGCAACGTGCTCGTGTCGACCGCGTTCAACGGCAGCTTCAACGGCGTCACGTTCGACGACGGCGACATCGTGGAGATCAACCCGACGACACTCGCAGTCACGACGGTGTTTTCGAGTGACAGCGTCTTCACCTCAACGAGCGAAGACGTCGATGCGGTAAGCGTGGCACCGAACGGTGACCTGCTCCTGAGCGTTCAGTCGGACGCGAGCATTGGGAGTGAGGACTTCAGCGACGGGGACATTCTCCGTTTCGTGCCCGGGACCAGCACGCTTTCGGTCGAGGTCGCCGAATCGGACATCTTCCTGTTTCCTTTGGCGGACCTCGACGGCATCCATTTGCTCAATGACGGTCGTTTCGCGCTCTCGACGGTGGCGGACGAGACCGTCGGCAGCGTGGCCTTCGAGGATGGCGACATCTTCATCTACGACCCCGTGGCAGACACCGCGACGTTGTTCTTCGACGAGGACAGCTTCGGCGGCACGACCGATCAGGACGTGAACGCACTGTTCGTCTCCGCGATCCCCGAGCCGGCGACGCTTGGGCTGCTCGCCGTTGCAGGGCTCGGGCTCTTGCGTCGTCGCGGGAGTACTTCGTGA
- a CDS encoding PEP-CTERM sorting domain-containing protein (PEP-CTERM proteins occur, often in large numbers, in the proteomes of bacteria that also encode an exosortase, a predicted intramembrane cysteine proteinase. The presence of a PEP-CTERM domain at a protein's C-terminus predicts cleavage within the sorting domain, followed by covalent anchoring to some some component of the (usually Gram-negative) cell surface. Many PEP-CTERM proteins exhibit an unusual sequence composition that includes large numbers of potential glycosylation sites. Expression of one such protein has been shown restore the ability of a bacterium to form floc, a type of biofilm.), translated as MQTLTALAAIAFAVPAFGQFVIFSTDEATFTGSLPSPVVEDFQDEVDGPLDQTVATPFNGFSLTANGTSTFATDYEIDTEFFGSTNLELDLFLDNTGGFIPSVTFTFDQPVTNFGLLIDDIDFSGESTLDFLGSSVSLESLISDTDDEVFIGVNSSAEISSFTLSVAAGETDGLSIDNIVSQPVPEPASLGLLAAAGLGLIRRRR; from the coding sequence ATGCAGACTCTTACCGCGCTCGCCGCCATCGCGTTTGCCGTGCCGGCCTTCGGGCAGTTCGTCATCTTCTCGACCGACGAGGCGACGTTCACCGGTTCGCTCCCCAGCCCCGTTGTTGAAGACTTCCAGGACGAAGTCGACGGCCCGCTCGACCAAACCGTCGCGACGCCTTTCAATGGCTTCAGCCTCACCGCGAACGGAACGAGCACGTTCGCAACCGACTACGAAATCGACACCGAGTTCTTCGGCTCGACCAACCTCGAGCTCGACCTGTTTCTCGATAACACCGGCGGTTTCATCCCGAGCGTGACGTTCACCTTTGACCAACCGGTCACCAACTTCGGCTTGCTCATCGATGACATCGACTTCAGCGGTGAGTCGACGTTGGACTTTCTCGGAAGTTCGGTATCGCTGGAGTCGCTCATTTCGGACACCGACGACGAGGTGTTCATCGGCGTGAACAGCTCGGCCGAAATTTCCTCGTTCACGCTCTCGGTCGCTGCCGGAGAGACGGACGGCCTTTCGATCGACAACATCGTCTCGCAGCCGGTGCCAGAGCCAGCGAGTCTGGGGCTTCTCGCGGCCGCAGGTCTCGGACTGATCCGTCGCCGACGTTAA
- a CDS encoding homocysteine S-methyltransferase family protein has translation MTATLQQDTPLRLKPGRKRFLDVLAERVLVMDGAMGSALQEFDLDLEKDWMGQENMSEVLNFSRPDVIKDIHKGFLEIGCDAVESNTFGGNRIVMAEADMVDKAYEVSRLGAEIARDACNEYETDDCPRFVVGSIGPGTKLISLGNCTWEEMEQSYYENVLGLIDGGADVLLIETCQDLLQIKCCLSSIDRACEERGLTGLPIEGGDRPPIMVQLSMDLNAGQSMLMGSDSQTALAALLPYDQIDVLGLNCATGPVELTEHIRYFSRHWPRYISCLPNAGMPIMVDGKSEFPLGPADFAKGLLRFVDEFDINIVGGCCGTKVPHLKAVLDGLVELG, from the coding sequence ATGACCGCGACGCTTCAGCAAGACACGCCGCTGCGACTCAAGCCCGGCCGCAAGCGCTTCCTCGACGTGCTCGCCGAGCGCGTGCTTGTCATGGACGGCGCGATGGGGTCGGCGCTTCAGGAGTTTGATCTTGATCTCGAGAAGGACTGGATGGGCCAGGAGAACATGAGCGAGGTACTCAACTTCTCCCGCCCGGACGTTATCAAGGACATCCACAAAGGCTTTCTCGAGATCGGCTGTGACGCGGTCGAGTCCAACACGTTCGGTGGCAACCGCATCGTGATGGCCGAGGCCGACATGGTCGACAAGGCGTACGAGGTGTCCAGGCTTGGTGCCGAGATCGCGCGCGACGCCTGCAACGAATACGAAACCGACGACTGCCCGCGCTTCGTCGTCGGCTCGATCGGCCCGGGCACTAAGCTCATCTCGCTGGGTAACTGCACGTGGGAAGAGATGGAGCAGTCGTACTACGAAAACGTGCTCGGCCTCATCGACGGCGGGGCGGACGTGCTGCTCATCGAGACGTGCCAAGATCTGCTGCAGATCAAGTGCTGCCTGTCGTCGATCGATCGCGCTTGCGAGGAGCGCGGGCTGACCGGTCTGCCGATCGAGGGCGGCGACCGGCCGCCGATCATGGTGCAGCTTTCCATGGACCTCAACGCCGGCCAGTCGATGCTCATGGGCAGCGATTCGCAGACGGCGTTGGCCGCGCTGCTGCCGTATGACCAGATCGACGTGTTGGGCCTGAACTGTGCCACCGGCCCGGTCGAACTGACCGAGCATATCCGCTACTTCAGCCGACATTGGCCGCGGTATATCTCGTGCCTGCCCAACGCCGGGATGCCGATCATGGTCGATGGCAAGAGCGAGTTCCCGCTCGGGCCGGCCGACTTCGCCAAGGGTCTGCTGCGATTCGTCGACGAGTTCGACATCAACATCGTCGGCGGTTGCTGCGGCACGAAAGTGCCGCACCTGAAAGCCGTGCTCGACGGTCTGGTCGAGCTCGGCTGA
- a CDS encoding zf-TFIIB domain-containing protein: MMCPVCPGKKLVMAERSGVEIDYCPQCRGIWLDRGELDKILERAHHETSRQPATPPPPPQPTHHQPTHHAPPPPPAYYPPPPHYDKKYYKKRKPWWIDIFD; the protein is encoded by the coding sequence ATGATGTGCCCGGTCTGCCCGGGGAAGAAGCTGGTGATGGCCGAACGGTCGGGCGTCGAGATCGACTACTGCCCGCAGTGTCGAGGCATCTGGCTCGACCGCGGTGAACTTGACAAGATCCTCGAGCGGGCCCACCACGAAACGTCACGCCAACCGGCCACTCCCCCTCCGCCGCCACAACCGACACATCACCAGCCGACGCACCACGCCCCGCCCCCACCGCCGGCCTACTACCCGCCCCCGCCGCACTACGACAAGAAGTACTATAAGAAGCGCAAGCCGTGGTGGATCGACATCTTCGATTGA